In Erigeron canadensis isolate Cc75 chromosome 6, C_canadensis_v1, whole genome shotgun sequence, the following are encoded in one genomic region:
- the LOC122606178 gene encoding transcription factor GAMYB-like has product MSNMTSESEERIISRDCISSPSIDEVSNERNMVGNGTLKKGPWTSAEDAILVDYVNKHGEGNWNAVQKHSGLSRCGKSCRLRWANHLRPDLKKGAFTPEEERRIIELHAKMGNKWARMAVELPGRTDNEIKNFWNTRTKRRQRAGLPIYPPDICMQTLNDGTHTHNMVTFTNGDASNSEILTTDTFHIPAVEFKNLELKHELYAPGMLDIPGGNFLDIPGGSFLPRGPVPTRRSNFLFPMLHPSKRIRRSDAYGLRNCGDGGLDDLFQTVDQSFEISSYNENCNGNIPSSSSCLFSGSHAFFNGNTSSSEPISWAQKLELPSTQMGSCNAPSSPLPSLESVDTIFQSTLIGQTKSDSPSHRDSGLLEAVLLQSQNLKMSKSNNNSNASLAPRDITNSSSQSQNMQQDDDWEVYGDPMSPLGHSAASVFSEYTPHRSGSSLDEHQSIETISVKQEAEESGVKESDREDQKPNHREYLRPDFLLGSNWFGSTSDADQNKDHYEVSDPIRALLGNDFCSDSKHNSCSPFDGHNESDKWDDISEICKGSSNR; this is encoded by the exons ATGAGCAACATGACAAGTGAAAGCGAGGAGAGAATAATATCAAGAGATTGCATCAGTTCACCATCTATTGATGAAGTTAGCAATGAAAGAAACATGGTTGGAAATGGCACCCTGAAAAAAGGTCCATGGACTTCTGCCGAAGATGCAATTTTGGTGGATTATGTGAACAAGCATGGAGAAGGGAACTGGAATGCTGTTCAGAAGCATTCTGGGCTTTCTCGTTGTGGTAAAAGCTGTCGATTACGGTGGGCAAATCACTTAAGACCCGATCTTAAAAAAGGTGCATTTACACCAGAGGAGGAACGCCGCATAATTGAACTCCATGCTAAGATGGGGAATAAATGGGCCCGCATGGCTGTTGAG TTACCCGGACGCACAGATAACGAAATCAAGAATTTTTGGAACACTAGAACCAAAAGAAGACAGCGTGCTGGATTACCGATTTACCCACCTGACATTTGTATGCAAACACTAAATGATGGTACACATACCCACAACATGGTCACATTCACAAACGGAGATGCGTCAAATTCTGAAATTTTGACAACTGACACATTCCACATTCCTGCCGTTGAGTTCAAGAATTTGGAATTAAAGCATGAGTTATATGCACCAGGCATGCTTGATATACCTGGAGGCAATTTTCTTGATATTCCTGGAGGCAGTTTTCTTCCACGCGGGCCTGTACCAACGCGTCGTAGCAATTTTCTGTTCCCGATGCTGCATCCTTCTAAACGGATCAGGAGATCTGATGCATATGGTCTTCGTAATTGTGGAGATGGTGGTCTCGATGATCTTTTCCAGACAGTCGATCAATCCTTTGAGATTTCTTCGTATAATGAAAACTGTAATGGGAACAtcccatcatcatcttcatgcTTATTTTCTGGCAGCCATGCCTTTTTTAATGGCAACACTTCTTCTTCTGAGCCCATTTCATGGGCCCAGAAGCTGGAGCTCCCTTCAACCCAAATGGGTAGCTGTAACGCACCTTCTTCACCACTGCCTTCCCTTGAATCTGTGGATACGATATTTCAGTCAACTTTGATTGGTCAAACAAAGTCAGATTCTCCCTCGCACAGGGACAGTGGGTTATTAGAAGCAGTGCTCTTACAATCCCAAAATTTGAAAATGTCAAAGAGTAATAATAATTCGAATGCTTCACTTGCGCCTCGTGACATTACCAACAGTTCGTCTCAGTCTCAGAATATGCAACAAGATGACGACTGGGAAGTGTATGGTGACCCCATGTCTCCCTTGGGTCATTCTGCTGCTTCTGTGTTTAGCGAATATACTCCTCATAGAAGTGGAAGCTCACTGGATGAGCATCAGTCTATTGAGACCATTTCAG TTAAGCAAGAAGCAGAGGAATCTGGTGTTAAGGAGTCAGACAGGGAAGATCAAAAACCAAACCACAGAGAGTATTTAAGACCCGATTTTCTGCTTGGGTCAAACTGGTTTGGTTCAACTTCAGACGCTGACCAGAACAAAGATCATTATGAGGTTAGCGACCCAATTCGTGCACTTCTTGGAAATGATTTTTGCAGCGATTCCAAGCACAATTCTTGTTCACCATTTGATGGACACAATGAGTCTGACAAATGGGATGACATCTCTGAAATCTGCAAAGGGTCATCAAACCGTTGA
- the LOC122604295 gene encoding uncharacterized protein LOC122604295 yields MDADQLWTHLAKGMRETAKAVLGETRGTDSQRKGRRESWWITEEVQTKVATKLSCFKELIKSKQNGTNEDWSLARQSYYEAKKEAKKIVAIAKKRVYEELYQKLDSKESKNDIFRIATARERKRRDLEDVIYIKDESGRSIVKVEDIRKSWEEYFANLFNRRESGRSEGGIDHGTHSDICCDDDDTPRISQEEVRFALKKMGRNKATGPDQIPIEAWRCLGDVGISLLTSLFNKIWTSAKMPEEWRLSEVIPIYKNKGDVQSCSNYRGH; encoded by the coding sequence ATGGATGCTGATCAGTTGTGGACACACTTGGCAAAGGGTATGAGGGAGACAGCAAAGGCGGTACTAGGGGAAACAAGAGGGACAGATAGTCAGCGTAAAGGGCGTAGGGAATCTTGGTGGATCACTGAAGAGGTCCAGACTAAGGTTGCGACAAAACTTAGTTGCTTTAAAGAACTTATCAAGAGCAAGCAAAACGGGACAAATGAGGACTGGTCCTTGGCTAGGCAGAGTTACTACGAAGCCAAGAAAGAGGCAAAGAAGATCGTAGCTATAGCAAAAAAAAGAGTGTACGAAGAACTGTATCAGAAACTAGACTCCAAGGAAAGCAAAAACGATATATTCAGAATTGCTACAGCAAGGGAGAGAAAACGTAGGGATTTAGAAGACGTAATATATATTAAGGATGAAAGCGGAAGGAGCATTGTGAAGGTGGAAGACATTAGGAAAAGTTGGGAAGAGTACTTCGCCAACCTGTTTAATAGGAGAGAGTCGGGGCGAAGTGAAGGAGGAATCGATCACGGTACTCACTCAGACATATGCTGCGACGACGACGATACTCCGAGGATCAGCCAAGAGGAAGTAAGGTTCGCCCTAAAGAAGATGGGGAGAAACAAAGCGACAGGTCCAGACCAAATTCCTATTGAGGCATGGAGATGCTTGGGAGATGTGGGGATAAGCCTGCTGACAAGCCTTTTCAACAAGATTTGGACAAGTGCAAAAATGCCAGAAGAATGGAGACTTAGCGAGGTCATACCTATCTATAAAAACAAGGGGGATGTGCAGAGTTGTAGCAACTATAGGGGGCATTAA
- the LOC122604296 gene encoding craniofacial development protein 2-like gives MSFCFRGGQSCPSVSGAGRHRGVNARETKWTGKSTRDGNGFKLGYSGAPKSIDGVGIILTDRLKDFVVHVERHGDRLMLSGRSEGEKKSFWDSLDELVRSCPDNQRLVLGGDLNGHIGVQSDGYPGVHGGLRFGRRNEEGRMILEFATAHDLIIANSFFRKRKSQLITFQSGRNETQIDYFLVRKGDFRACKDCKVLPKEGCYSQHKLLILDLFLSRRATKIEKVVKPRIL, from the exons ATGTCCTTCTGTTTCAGGGGCGGGCAGTCATGTCCTTCTGTTTCGGGGGCGGGCAGGCATAGGGGGGTTAATGCTAGA GAAACTAAGTGGACAGGTAAAAGCACTAGAGATGGGAATGGATTCAAGCTTGGGTATTCTGGAGCGCCTAAGTCGATAGATGGAGTAGGGATCATCTTGACAGATCGACTTAAAGACTTTGTAGTGCATGTGGAAAGACACGGGGATAGATTGATGTTG TCGGGCCGGAGTGAGGGAGAGAAGAAGAGTTTTTGGGACTCACTGGATGAGCTCGTGAGGAGTTGCCCGGATAACCAACGACTAGTTTTAGGAGGAGACTTAAACGGGCATATAGGAGTACAGTCAGACGGCTACCCGGGTGTACACGGAGGTTTAAGATTTGGTCGGAGGAATGAAGAGGGACGCATGATATTGGAATTCGCTACTGCGCATGACCTGATAATAGCAAACTCGTTCTTCCGAAAGAGGAAATCTCAGCTGATTACCTTCCAGAGCGGCCGCAATGAAACGCAGATCGACTACTTCCTAGTGCGTAAAGGCGACTTCAGGGCTTGTAAAGATTGCAAGGTCCTCCCTAAAGAGGGTTGCTACTCCCAACATAAACTGTTGATTTTGGATTTATTCTTGAGTAGACGAGCAACCAAGATAGAGAAGGTTGTAAAGCCAAGAATCCTTTGA
- the LOC122605209 gene encoding kinesin-like protein KIN-12E encodes MQSSDFKTRFGYNNQHNHPSESMPPPIRNTPDLAKSVMKQTPYNSSAVSNFRDRSDYSSVAVNLNDTFEFREDPSFWKDHNVQVIIRVRPLSSSEIAVQGPSRCVKQGSSQTVTWIGPPEARFTFDHVADEHVTQEMLFNVAGVPMVENCMGGYNSCMFAYGQTGSGKTHTMLGDIDGGSRRHSVNSGMTPRVFEYLFTRIQKDKEARREEKLQYTCKCSFLEIYNEQILDLLDPSSTNLQIREDTKKGVYVENLKEIEVTSPRDVIQQLIQGAANRKVASTNMNRASSRSHSVFTCIIESKWNSQGVTHHRFSRLNLVDLAGSERQKSSGAEGERLKEATNINKSLSTLGLVIMNLVNVSNGKSQHVPYRDSKLTFLLQDSLGGNSKTTIIANISPSSCNSLETLSTLKFAQRAKFIKNHATINEDASGDVLAMRLQIQQLKQEVSRLQSVVNGGAENNGDDAWTVSFPGSPGTFKWEGIQGAFSPVTAVKRLSQKKEYEVALVGAFRREKDKDITLQALTAETEAALQLAKQREDEIQGLKMRLRFREAAIKRLEGVASAKISAETHLLKEKEEHLKELDVLRSQADRNQDVTRFAMENLRLKEEIRRLKSFYEEGEREQMDEQIMILENKLLEALDWKLMHETEPAHIKEPNFDFTMDSQKDGDLFSLKDPVTPVNTGKTQFEFPLVTTPNVTVSDQRELQTMVDAIAAASQREAEAHETAIILSKENDELRIKLKMLIDDNNRLIELYERAVADGQQSVTRDAESQKSRVDQTEFAEKELEMKRVNEDLEHQLVEMHEENDKLLGLYEKAMQERDELKRRVHELNGVQNDSGLSCETHDLLDGNNLVEVNVKEEQSQCSSLRTSEYCDSGEPSTTAMEAECVKDSSFCDEKRNVESIINIREKLDKAQEMLSKSSESFSIFTSLERGIIDIDWLSRNIQEVKDDILVKQKDHTSTSFLLSDLKERENTLERKLTALRCSMSNFSKSLSYFEQREAQARSKTHASLSHLKSKKKELAHILSIKEETKVAQLKATQSEVELKNNIATLKLKIEGENKKREKETVLLGIDNIEWQPSSKATELLRSEEEKTKLQLQMNHEREKLETMNKVSEKLSRKLKRLDEETQAAEFEVQKCTMSMEEMEIKLQNNVQEKEMVLNMKETGQKEFENILIEYQQSLFECGLKDEEIKILREDMEIGMKREEELQEERSKCLQKMGDMLGENREILSEKLVKDLENISSYFMELRSVLES; translated from the exons ATGCAGTCTTCCGATTTCAAAACTAGATTCGGTTACAACAATCAACACAACCATCCCTCCGAATCGATGCCCCCACCGATCCGAAACACTCCAGATCTTGCAAAGTCTGTTATGAAACAAACCCCTTACAATTCATCCGCCGTCTCAAATTTTAGAGATAGATCCGATTATTCGTCTGTTGCGGTTAACTTAAACGATACTTTTGAGTTCCGTGAAGATCCTTCTTTTTGGAAAGATCACAATGTTCAG GTTATTATAAGAGTACGACCGCTTAGCAGCTCTGAGATTGCTGTTCAGGGGCCGAGTAGATGTGTAAAACAGGGAAGTAGTCAAACAGTTACATGGATTGGACCTCCAGAAGCACGCTTTACGTTTGATCATGTTGCCGACGAACATGTTACCCAG GAGATGCTATTCAATGTTGCTGGAGTACCCATGGTGGAGAACTGCATGGGAGGCTACAATAGTTGCATGTTTGCTTATGGTCAA ACAGGTAGTGGAAAGACCCACACAATGCTTGGAGACATTGATGGGGGATCTCGAAGACATAGTGTCAATTCTGGGATGACTCCCAGGGTCTTTGAATATCTGTTTACACGTATTCAAAAG GATAAGGAGGCTCGAAGGGAAGAAAAATTACAATATACTTGTAAATGCTCATTTTTGGAGATATACAACGAGCAAATACTTGACCTGTTAGACCCATCATCCACTAATTTACAG ATAAGAGAAGACACCAAGAAAGGGGTGTACGTTGAGAATCTAAAGGAGATTGAGGTTACCAGTCCTAGAGACGTGATTCAACAACTTATTCAG GGTGCAGCAAACAGAAAGGTTGCATCCACAAACATGAATCGCGCTAGTAGTCGCTCTCACAGTGTATTCACATGCATAATAGAAAGTAAA TGGAACTCTCAAGGCGTGACACATCATCGGTTTTCTCGCCTTAATCTTGTGGATCTGGCAGGCTCTGAGAG GCAGAAAAGTTCTGGTGCCGAAGGAGAACGTCTAAAGGAAGCTACTAATATCAATAAATCACTCTCAACTCTAGG ACTTGTTATTATGAACCTTGTCAATGTGTCAAATGGGAAATCTCAACATGTCCCATACCGTGATTCAAAGCTCACATTTTTACTTCAG GATTCTCTGGGAGGAAATTCAAAAACTACAATAATTGCAAATATCAGTCCAtctagttg CAATTCGTTGGAGACGTTGAGTACACTCAAGTTCGCTCAACGTGCAAAGTTCATTAAAAATCAT gCAACCATCAATGAAGATGCTTCTGGAGATGTTCTTGCTATGAGGTTGCAGATTCAACAGCTGAAg CAAGAAGTTTCTCGTTTGCAAAGTGTGGTTAACGGGGGAGCTGAGAACAATGGAGATGATGCTTGGACAGTGTCTTTTCCTGGATCTCCAGGAACTTTCAAGTGGGAAGGGATTCAAGGAGCATTTAGTCCAGTTACTGCTGTTAAACGATTATCACAG AAAAAAGAGTATGAAGTTGCACTTGTTGGTGCTTTTAGGAGGGAAAAGGATAAAGACATTACCTTGCAGGCACTAACTGCTGAAACGGAGGCTGCTCTGCAATTG GCAAAACAAAGAGAAGATGAGATACAAGGTCTGAAAATGAGATTAAGGTTTCGTGAAGCTGCGATAAAGAGGCTTGAGGGTGTTGCATCTGCTAAGATATCTGCAGAGACACACTTGCTAAAAGAGAAGGAAGAACATTTAAAGGAGCTTGATGTCTTACGATCCCAAGCTGACAGGAACCAAGATGTTACCAGATTTGCAATGGAAAACTTGAGACTAAAAGAAGAGATCAGGAG GTTAAAATCATTTTATGAGGAAGGGGAGCGAGAACAAATGGATGAACAGATCATGATACTTGAGAATAAG TTGCTGGAAGCACTCGACTGGAAACTTATGCATGAAACAGAGCCTGCACATATTAAG GAACCAAATTTTGACTTCACGATGGACAGCCAAAAAGACGGTGACCTTTTTAGCCTTAAG GACCCTGTAACTCCTGTTAACACGGGGAAAACACAATTTGAGTTCCCTTTAGTTACCACACCCAATGTTACTGTAAGTGATCAAAGAGAGCTACAAACCATGGTTGATGCTATTGCAGCTGCAAGTCAAAGAGAAGCAGAAGCTCATGAAACTGCGATTATTCTGTCTAAAGAAAATGATGAGTTGAGAATAAAGCTCAAGATGCTAATTGATGACAACAATAGACTCATTGAACTTTATGAGCGCGCAGTTGCAGATGGTCAACAAAGTGTTACAAGAGATGCAGAAAGTCAAAAGAGCCGTGTTGACCAAACTGAGTTTGCTGAAAAGGAACTCGAAATGAAAAGGGTAAACGAGGATTTAGAGCATCAGCTAGTGGAAATGCATGAGGAGAATGATAAATTACTGGGATTGTATGAAAAGGCAATGCAAGAAAGAGATGAGCTGAAAAGACGAGTTCATGAGCTGAATGGAGTTCAGAATGATTCTGGTTTATCTTGTGAAACCCATGATTTACTTGATGGAAATAATCTAGTAGAAGTCAATGTAAAGGAAGAACAAAGTCAATGCTCCAGTCTAAGAACAAGTGAATATTGTGATTCAGGAGAACCTTCTACCACTGCCATGGAGGCAGAATGTGTTAAAGATTCCAGTTTTTGTGATGAAAAAAGGAATGTTGAAAGCATTATCAATATTCGGGAAAAGTTAGATAAAGCACAGGAAATGCTTTCAAAGTCTTCTGAAAGTTTCAGCATTTTTACTTCCCTAGAAAGAGGAATTATAGATATTGATTGGCTTTCAAGAAATATACAAGAGGTCAAAGATGATATTCTGGTGAAACAAAAAGATCACACTTCAACAAGCTTCCTTCTTTCTGAtctaaaagaaagagaaaacacACTTGAACGAAAGCTAACAGCTCTAAGATGCTCCATGTCAAACTTTTCTAAATCTCTCAGTTACTTTGAACAAAGAGAAGCACAAGCCAGGTCTAAGACACATGCGTCATTATCTCATTTAAAGTCAAAGAAAAAAGAGTTGGCTCACATATTGTCTATCAAGGAAGAAACCAAAGTTGCACAGCTGAAGGCTACTCAATCTGAAGTTGAGTTAAAGAACAACATAGCAACTTTGAAGCTAAAAATCGAGGGAGAAAACAAGAAGCGTGAAAAGGAAACAGTTCTCCTTGGCATTGACAACATTGAATGGCAACCAAGTAGCAAAGCAACTGAATTACTCAGATCCGAAGAAGAAAAGACAAAGCTGCAGCTTCAGATGAACCACGAAAGAGAAAAACTCGAGACGATGAACAAGGTATCTGAAAAACTGAGCAGAAAGTTAAAAAGGTTGGATGAAGAAACGCAGGCAGCTGAATTTGAAGTTCAGAAATGCACAATGTCTATGGAGGAGATGGAAATTAAGCTTCAAAACAATGTTCAAGAGAAGGAGATGGTATTAAACATGAAAGAAACTGGACAAAAGGAATTTGAAAACATATTGATTGAATATCAACAATCTCTGTTTGAATGTGGATTGAAAGATGAAGAGATAAAGATTCTAAGGGAAGACATGGAAATTGGGATGAAAAGAGAAGAGGAATTACAAGAAGAAAGAAGCAAGTGTTTGCAAAAAATGGGTGATATGTTGGGAGAGAACAGAGAGATTTTGTCAGAGAAGTTGGTTAAAGATCTTGAAAACATTAGTTCATATTTTATGGAATTGAGATCAGTGCTTGAAAGCTGA